In Spirosoma sp. KUDC1026, the sequence TGAACCGGCTCAACAACCCGAATGACTAGCTTTTTTTCTGTCATTCCGACCGGGACGCGTAGCCGCTAGGAGGAATGACAAACAACAAAAAATCCCGCTCTGGAATGTCTGGAGCGGGATTTTTTGTACGGAGTAGTTACCCTTAGTACCGAACTACTTTGAAGCTGGAGATGCCGCCATCGAAGCGAATCAACATCTTCTTTTTCGCGGCATCGTAGCCGGGACTTAAGTATTCCCCCCCACCAACGTCGGTGAAGTCATCGAGCTGGTTCAGATTCAGGGCTCCATCTTTCTTGATTTTACAGCCCACTTCTTTCGGTACGCGAATGGTTACCGACGCAGCACCCACGTCAAGCTTCACATCCGATTGATCGGCTTTGGCCCCCATTTTTAGATCAATGTCGATGGCGCCCCCCTCAACCTTTAATTGCTTAACGGCATAGGCGCTCAGATCCAGCTCCCCTTGGCCAGCCCCCAGGCCTACGTCCATTGTCCAGACGGGTTTGGTGTTAAGGTGCACATCGACCCGATTTTCGTAGTTGCCGTCTTTCAGATCAATCGTCTGATTTTCTTTCGTCGGCATCAGTTCAATTGTCGGAATGCGTGTCGTTGCATCCCGCTCCACCGACATCGAATAATTACCGATACTATTTCGCGTATCTACCTTGATCAGCTCGCTGGATGGATTACTAATGATAAACCGACCAGCACCACCCGCCAGTTTGAACACCGCTTCGCGCGTATCTTCCTGCATGGGTTCGGCAAACGTATTGGTCTTTACGCCATCCCCTTCCAACCGACGTTTGTTACGTTCGGATTGGTAGTCGTCGTTGGCATCTTCATCATCAGCATCCGACTCGTCCTCGTCAGCATTACCGTCGTTATCCTCATTGTCATTATCCCAGCGGAACCCGTACTCGGACCGATCCCGGTTCGGGGAAAAGAGTCCGAATAACGTAACCGGCACAGCAACAGCCAGCATCACCGTCGTGACAAAAGCAGCCGGGTTGCCCCGACGTTCCAGAATGACGTTCACCCCGGCCAGAATCAGCAGCACGGGCCAAAAATCGACCAGTGTGTGCCAGTTTACGTCCAGCCAATCATTCCGACGCGCCAGAAACAGGATTCCCAACGTCAGCAGAAATATACCCCAGAATAATCCGTTACGTGGTTTCATGGCTAGAGCGAGCTGGGTGGCGTTGGTGGGGTATTATTGTTTGGGTTATAGGTATCGTTGGGATTATACGGCGGCTTGATCCGGTCGCGGAATATGAGCCACAAGCCGCCAGCGATCAGC encodes:
- a CDS encoding LiaI-LiaF-like domain-containing protein, producing MKPRNGLFWGIFLLTLGILFLARRNDWLDVNWHTLVDFWPVLLILAGVNVILERRGNPAAFVTTVMLAVAVPVTLFGLFSPNRDRSEYGFRWDNDNEDNDGNADEDESDADDEDANDDYQSERNKRRLEGDGVKTNTFAEPMQEDTREAVFKLAGGAGRFIISNPSSELIKVDTRNSIGNYSMSVERDATTRIPTIELMPTKENQTIDLKDGNYENRVDVHLNTKPVWTMDVGLGAGQGELDLSAYAVKQLKVEGGAIDIDLKMGAKADQSDVKLDVGAASVTIRVPKEVGCKIKKDGALNLNQLDDFTDVGGGEYLSPGYDAAKKKMLIRFDGGISSFKVVRY